One segment of Parachlamydia acanthamoebae DNA contains the following:
- a CDS encoding NAD-dependent epimerase/dehydratase family protein: MNEEGFVLITGSSGRIGRSVIQRLGGKYPLVGFDVVPSKYKNDNVEFIQVDITSDESVKNGLHIARTKYGPKIISVIHLAAYYSFGEGDPTLYQKITVEGTERLLREVQKFDTQQFLFSGTQLIYAPCPVGRTINEDSPIDPKWDYPKSKVKTEALIQQNRGTIPAVIMQIAGCYDDQCHSIPIANQIQRIYEKQLISHLFSGNLNHGSPFLHLDDLAEAIWLAVEKRHTLPPELKVLIGEDATLSYDQIQRIIASQLYGKTFKTYQVPKWIAKIGAWILDHSPFEKIFFIKPWMIDIADDNYTLDITRARETLGWTPKNFVGHSLQKMIKSLKADPLEWYKANDLSIPKSMKE; the protein is encoded by the coding sequence GTGAATGAAGAAGGCTTTGTTCTCATAACAGGAAGCAGTGGAAGGATTGGACGAAGCGTCATTCAAAGACTAGGTGGTAAATACCCACTGGTAGGATTTGATGTTGTTCCCTCTAAATACAAAAATGATAACGTTGAATTCATTCAAGTCGATATCACTTCAGATGAAAGCGTCAAAAATGGATTACATATTGCCCGCACAAAATATGGCCCCAAAATCATTTCGGTCATCCATCTCGCTGCATATTATAGCTTTGGAGAGGGAGACCCGACTCTTTATCAAAAAATTACCGTCGAGGGAACAGAACGCTTACTTCGAGAAGTACAAAAATTTGACACCCAACAGTTTTTATTTTCTGGAACCCAATTAATTTATGCCCCTTGCCCAGTAGGAAGAACGATTAACGAAGACTCTCCGATTGATCCTAAATGGGACTATCCAAAATCCAAGGTTAAAACGGAAGCTCTGATTCAACAAAATAGAGGCACTATTCCCGCCGTTATCATGCAAATCGCAGGATGCTACGACGATCAGTGCCACTCCATCCCTATCGCGAACCAAATTCAACGCATCTATGAAAAACAACTCATTAGCCATCTTTTTTCTGGCAATCTCAACCATGGCTCTCCCTTTTTGCATTTAGACGACCTTGCGGAAGCCATTTGGTTGGCTGTCGAAAAAAGGCATACACTCCCCCCCGAATTAAAAGTGTTAATCGGGGAAGACGCCACATTAAGTTACGATCAAATCCAAAGGATTATCGCTTCTCAACTTTATGGTAAAACATTCAAAACCTATCAAGTTCCTAAGTGGATTGCCAAAATAGGTGCATGGATTTTAGATCACTCCCCATTTGAAAAAATTTTTTTTATCAAACCTTGGATGATCGACATCGCGGATGATAACTACACGTTAGACATTACGCGTGCAAGGGAGACTTTGGGATGGACACCGAAAAATTTTGTGGGTCATTCCCTTCAAAAAATGATCAAATCCCTTAAAGCAGATCCTCTGGAATGGTATAAAGCCAATGATCTGTCAATTCCTAAATCGATGAAAGAATAA
- a CDS encoding ATP synthase subunit E has protein sequence MEKFEKGQDKIQKICDTLRKETLEPARQEAQEIIAEAHAKAAKIIKEAEQQAVTLHAQARKSIEQERNVFQSSLEQAARQGLESLRQSIEHKLFNEELEGLLEKQTADPKLIANVVNAIVEAVQKEGISSNLSAVISKRVSPEQVNALLLENVKSKLNEKGVTLGNFSGGAEVKLHGKRLTIDITDQTLKELLAGYARKDFRQLIFGIKGG, from the coding sequence ATGGAAAAATTTGAGAAAGGTCAGGATAAGATTCAGAAAATTTGCGATACTCTTCGCAAGGAAACTCTTGAACCAGCAAGGCAAGAAGCTCAGGAAATTATTGCTGAAGCGCATGCCAAGGCTGCTAAAATTATCAAAGAAGCTGAACAGCAGGCTGTTACATTGCATGCACAAGCCCGCAAATCCATTGAACAAGAGCGGAACGTTTTCCAATCCTCTTTGGAACAAGCTGCTAGACAAGGTCTTGAATCTTTACGTCAATCAATTGAGCATAAGCTCTTTAACGAAGAACTAGAAGGTCTTCTAGAAAAACAAACGGCAGATCCAAAACTTATTGCAAATGTTGTGAACGCTATTGTTGAAGCTGTTCAAAAAGAAGGCATCTCTTCCAATTTAAGCGCTGTCATTTCCAAACGAGTTTCTCCTGAACAAGTGAACGCTTTGCTTTTAGAGAATGTGAAAAGCAAACTGAATGAAAAAGGAGTCACCTTAGGCAATTTTTCGGGTGGTGCAGAAGTTAAATTGCATGGCAAACGCCTAACAATTGACATCACAGACCAAACATTAAAAGAACTTTTGGCCGGCTACGCGCGAAAAGATTTCCGTCAGCTTATTTTTGGCATTAAAGGTGGGTAG
- a CDS encoding V-type ATP synthase subunit A, whose translation MMSESQTTIQENKKAVGKVVKAFGNLLQVEFEGNIRQGEVAMVHVDGIRLKAEVIEINKNEAKIQVFEDTKGVQYETDVDFVGDLLEAELGPGLLSSILDGLQNPLEKVAEHAGYFLPRGLYLVPLDRAKSWDYEPKAKVGDVVRRGDTLGTTLEGRFHHHIMVPFALYGTYKVKWVIAPGAYNVDTVVARVEDEKGQEHAFTMVQKWPIKNALFEGEKIKPTKMMDTGLRIIDTQFPVMKGGTFCTPGPFGAGKTVIQHHLSKYSSVDIVVVTACGERAGEVVEILREFPHLTDPHTGNTLMERTVIICNTSSMPVAARESSIYLGMTIAEYYRQMGLDVLLLADSTSRWAQALREMSGRLEEIPGEEAFPAYLASRIAAFYERSGVIALRNEKQGSVTVGGAVSPAGGNFEEPVTQATLAVVGAFLGLSRERSDSRRYPAIDPLISWSKYIDQVAKEMDSQLEGWGQVVKKAANILRRGDEIGKRMEVVGEEGTALEDLILYLKAELYDFCYLQQNAFDKEDTYCPLHRQVKLLEVIRKIFDTHFVFATHDDARQYFLRLQNQIKDMNSLPFDSDKYRAAYSKIEESIESAQAD comes from the coding sequence ATCATGAGTGAAAGCCAAACCACCATTCAAGAAAATAAAAAAGCCGTAGGGAAAGTTGTCAAAGCTTTTGGAAACTTGCTTCAAGTAGAGTTTGAAGGCAATATTCGACAGGGTGAAGTGGCAATGGTACATGTCGATGGAATTCGCCTGAAAGCTGAAGTGATTGAAATCAACAAAAATGAAGCGAAGATTCAGGTCTTTGAAGATACCAAAGGTGTTCAATACGAAACTGACGTTGATTTTGTCGGCGATCTTTTGGAAGCAGAATTAGGCCCTGGCTTGCTTTCTTCTATATTAGATGGGCTTCAGAATCCGTTAGAAAAAGTTGCGGAACATGCCGGCTATTTTCTACCTCGAGGACTCTACTTGGTACCTTTAGATCGCGCTAAAAGCTGGGACTATGAGCCAAAAGCAAAAGTGGGAGATGTTGTGCGTCGTGGCGATACTTTAGGGACGACGCTAGAAGGACGTTTTCATCACCATATTATGGTTCCCTTTGCTCTTTATGGAACATATAAAGTGAAATGGGTGATTGCTCCTGGTGCTTATAATGTCGATACTGTAGTGGCTCGCGTTGAAGATGAGAAAGGACAGGAACATGCTTTTACGATGGTACAAAAATGGCCCATCAAAAACGCCTTATTTGAAGGGGAAAAAATTAAACCCACGAAAATGATGGATACGGGGTTACGGATTATTGATACGCAGTTTCCTGTCATGAAAGGGGGAACGTTTTGTACTCCAGGTCCTTTTGGTGCAGGAAAAACTGTCATTCAGCACCACTTATCGAAATATTCGTCGGTCGACATTGTCGTTGTTACAGCTTGTGGTGAGCGTGCAGGTGAAGTGGTGGAAATCTTAAGAGAGTTTCCCCATCTAACAGACCCTCACACAGGAAATACGTTGATGGAGCGCACTGTTATTATTTGTAACACTTCTTCCATGCCTGTTGCAGCGCGTGAATCTTCCATTTATCTAGGAATGACAATTGCAGAATACTATCGCCAAATGGGATTGGATGTCCTGCTTTTAGCAGATTCCACTTCTAGATGGGCACAAGCGCTGCGTGAAATGTCAGGCCGACTTGAAGAAATTCCTGGCGAAGAAGCATTCCCAGCTTATTTAGCATCTAGAATTGCAGCATTCTACGAACGCTCGGGTGTGATCGCCTTACGCAATGAAAAGCAGGGCTCTGTTACTGTTGGTGGAGCTGTTTCGCCTGCGGGTGGTAACTTTGAAGAGCCTGTGACGCAAGCTACTTTGGCTGTTGTGGGGGCTTTCTTGGGGCTGTCGCGAGAGCGTTCAGATTCGAGACGCTATCCTGCTATCGATCCTTTAATTTCCTGGTCGAAATACATCGATCAAGTGGCGAAAGAAATGGATTCTCAACTAGAAGGATGGGGGCAGGTTGTTAAAAAAGCTGCGAACATTCTTCGTCGAGGAGATGAGATCGGGAAGCGTATGGAAGTTGTGGGTGAGGAAGGTACGGCTTTAGAAGATTTAATCCTCTATTTAAAAGCTGAGCTCTATGACTTTTGCTACCTACAACAAAATGCGTTTGATAAAGAAGACACTTATTGCCCTCTTCATCGTCAAGTGAAGCTTTTAGAAGTTATTCGTAAAATTTTTGACACACATTTTGTGTTTGCAACCCATGATGATGCTAGGCAATATTTCTTGCGCTTGCAAAATCAGATCAAAGACATGAATTCTCTTCCGTTTGATTCTGATAAATATCGCGCTGCTTACAGCAAAATAGAAGAAAGCATCGAAAGCGCACAAGCTGATTAA
- a CDS encoding V-type ATP synthase subunit B, whose protein sequence is MKKVYDRINDMRGNLITVTAQGVSLGELARVDLRDGRHIYASVLRIEGETVTLQVFQNTRGISTGDRVTFLGRQMQASFGDALLGRRLNGAGEPIDGGPSIVGESINIGAPSFNPVRRVIPREMVRTNIPMIDVFNTLVKSQKIPIFSVPGEPYNQLLMRIANQTDADVVIISGMGLTFADYQAFIDNAEESGSMNKTVMFVHRATDPAVECLLVPDMALACAEKFAVNGKHVLVLMTDMTAFADSIKEIAITMDQVPSNRGYPGSLYSDLASRYEKAVLIEGSGSITIVAVTTMPGDDVTHPVPDNTGYITEGQFYLHNKQIDPFGSLSRLKQLVIGKETREDHGDLANTMIRLYASSKKARERQGMGFKLSRWDEQLLAYSKLFEDRMMNLEVNYSLEEALDLGWQTLAECFQSEEVGIKKTLLDKYWPKNALVGA, encoded by the coding sequence ATGAAAAAAGTATATGATCGTATTAATGACATGCGTGGAAACCTGATTACTGTCACGGCTCAGGGCGTTAGTTTGGGAGAATTAGCTCGAGTCGATTTAAGAGACGGGCGTCATATTTATGCATCTGTTTTGCGAATTGAAGGAGAAACTGTGACTTTGCAGGTTTTCCAGAATACACGCGGAATTTCAACCGGAGACCGGGTGACGTTTTTAGGTCGGCAAATGCAAGCTTCTTTTGGAGATGCTTTACTGGGAAGGCGTTTAAATGGTGCAGGTGAACCTATTGATGGTGGACCCAGCATTGTTGGCGAGTCCATTAACATTGGAGCGCCTTCGTTTAATCCTGTACGTCGTGTGATCCCGCGGGAAATGGTAAGAACGAATATCCCGATGATTGATGTCTTCAATACGCTTGTGAAATCACAAAAAATCCCGATTTTTTCTGTTCCAGGAGAACCGTATAACCAGCTTTTAATGCGTATTGCCAACCAAACAGATGCGGATGTGGTTATCATCTCAGGGATGGGGCTTACTTTTGCTGACTACCAAGCCTTTATTGATAATGCAGAAGAATCCGGTTCGATGAACAAAACGGTAATGTTCGTTCATCGCGCAACCGACCCTGCCGTAGAATGTCTGTTGGTGCCTGACATGGCTTTAGCTTGTGCAGAAAAATTTGCTGTTAACGGAAAACACGTGCTGGTGTTGATGACAGATATGACGGCATTCGCAGATAGCATCAAAGAAATTGCGATCACGATGGACCAAGTCCCTTCCAATCGAGGCTACCCAGGATCTCTATACTCCGATCTAGCATCTCGCTATGAAAAAGCGGTGTTAATTGAAGGTAGCGGTTCTATCACAATCGTCGCGGTCACAACCATGCCAGGCGATGACGTGACTCACCCGGTTCCTGATAATACAGGTTATATCACTGAAGGTCAGTTTTATCTGCATAATAAACAAATTGACCCTTTTGGTTCCTTATCTCGTTTAAAACAGCTTGTGATTGGAAAAGAAACACGCGAAGATCATGGAGATCTGGCTAACACCATGATTCGTCTTTATGCAAGTTCTAAAAAAGCACGTGAAAGACAAGGAATGGGTTTTAAACTTTCTCGCTGGGATGAGCAGTTGTTAGCTTATTCAAAGCTATTTGAGGACCGTATGATGAACTTGGAAGTCAACTATTCTCTCGAAGAAGCTTTAGATTTAGGATGGCAAACTCTCGCAGAATGTTTCCAATCTGAGGAAGTTGGGATTAAGAAAACATTATTAGACAAATACTGGCCAAAAAATGCACTTGTTGGTGCTTAG
- a CDS encoding V-type ATP synthase subunit D, whose protein sequence is MAEIKLTKNELRSQQGRLGQLQKYLPTLQLKKAMLQTEVNDARNEIAQLEQLYEQKHYQVEAYSELFTEKTPVDFKEATRVVSLNKRFENIAGVEVPHFESIKFADLTYDLFDTPPWVDPLITGLRSLIEATEKIKVAREKKSALEKELREVSIRVNLFEKILIPRALVNIKKIKVFLGDQELAAVARAKVAKEKVEAQKAAALEQKTLQEATDAL, encoded by the coding sequence ATGGCAGAAATTAAGTTAACGAAAAATGAACTACGCTCTCAGCAAGGTCGTTTGGGGCAATTACAAAAATATTTGCCCACCTTGCAGTTGAAAAAAGCGATGTTGCAAACGGAAGTCAATGATGCACGTAATGAAATTGCCCAACTTGAGCAATTATATGAGCAAAAGCATTATCAGGTAGAAGCTTATAGCGAGCTTTTTACGGAAAAAACGCCTGTGGACTTTAAGGAAGCAACCAGAGTCGTTTCCCTCAATAAGCGTTTTGAAAATATTGCAGGTGTGGAAGTTCCCCATTTCGAATCCATTAAATTTGCTGATTTGACTTACGATTTGTTTGACACGCCTCCATGGGTAGATCCTTTAATCACAGGGCTACGCTCGCTAATTGAGGCTACCGAAAAAATCAAAGTGGCTAGAGAAAAAAAGAGCGCTTTGGAAAAAGAACTTCGTGAAGTTTCAATTCGCGTGAACCTTTTTGAAAAAATTCTCATCCCTCGTGCCCTTGTCAACATCAAGAAAATTAAAGTTTTCTTGGGAGACCAGGAACTCGCAGCTGTTGCACGTGCAAAGGTTGCAAAGGAAAAGGTGGAGGCTCAGAAGGCGGCGGCTTTAGAACAAAAAACACTTCAGGAGGCTACTGATGCGCTATGA
- a CDS encoding V-type ATPase 116kDa subunit family protein produces the protein MRYDVKKVLFVGIEDEREVFFKKAQEIGQVQFISPSAVKDREIPQEVQDLASAIKIVRGFPTLPQEDQGNIALADGLAQKILQLKHKLDQLEEEKRMTALEISRIEVFGDFSLDDIAAIEKEGNRKVQFFFAKKDFFDHHALSDELIKIGSDHGLDYFVSISKIPKQYEKMVEMKIEHPLGKLKQRNQEAHKEWIETEHLLRSYEKYNHFLHQGLVDKLNKYHLIHAKGYAEDILDGNLFAVQGWVPVNKQDEIQKLVDKFRVHSEEIEIEPTDTVPTYLENQNLSRMGEDLVHIYDSPSISDKDPSLWVLFFFLLFFAMIMGDGGYGLILLGIVLFIRYKKPNLKNLGKRVLNLTTLLAVFCIGWGLVTHSFFGMNLSPDNPLHKMAPLTWLTEKKADYHIQHQDAVYQEWVDKFPQLKGVTDPKEFLAKGYSEQKGKKSYDIISKFSDNIMLEFALFIGVIHIGISLIRYANRNWTAIGWLICLVGGYLYFPYYLDATSMLHYIFHLDKEQAGIQGLYLLMIGTAIAVIIAIFKQKFLGVFEAMTAIQVFSDVLSYLRLYALGLAGAIMASVINEMSESMTFVLALIVMILGHAVNFALAIMSGVIHGLRLNFLEWYHYSFEGGGKMFNPLRKISLD, from the coding sequence ATGCGCTATGACGTGAAAAAAGTTCTATTTGTAGGAATTGAGGATGAACGGGAAGTTTTCTTTAAAAAAGCTCAAGAAATCGGGCAAGTCCAATTTATTTCTCCCTCGGCAGTTAAAGATCGAGAAATTCCACAAGAAGTGCAGGATCTAGCCTCTGCTATTAAAATCGTGCGGGGTTTTCCCACTTTACCGCAAGAAGACCAGGGGAATATTGCTCTCGCAGATGGTTTAGCCCAAAAAATTTTGCAGCTTAAACATAAGCTTGATCAGTTGGAAGAAGAAAAGCGGATGACGGCTTTGGAAATTAGCCGGATTGAGGTTTTTGGTGATTTTTCATTGGATGACATTGCTGCTATCGAAAAAGAAGGAAATCGCAAGGTGCAGTTTTTCTTCGCTAAAAAGGATTTCTTTGATCATCACGCACTTTCAGATGAGCTCATAAAAATTGGTTCCGACCATGGTCTCGATTATTTTGTTTCGATTAGCAAAATACCGAAGCAATATGAGAAAATGGTGGAGATGAAAATCGAACATCCTCTTGGAAAGCTAAAACAACGCAACCAAGAAGCGCACAAAGAATGGATTGAAACAGAACATCTTTTAAGAAGTTATGAGAAATATAACCACTTTTTGCATCAAGGTCTTGTTGACAAGCTGAACAAGTATCATTTGATACATGCCAAAGGTTATGCAGAAGATATTTTAGATGGAAATCTCTTTGCTGTTCAAGGATGGGTTCCGGTTAATAAACAAGATGAAATCCAAAAACTTGTCGACAAATTTAGGGTACATTCAGAAGAAATTGAAATTGAACCGACAGATACTGTTCCGACCTATTTGGAGAATCAAAATCTTTCTCGCATGGGGGAAGACCTCGTGCATATTTACGATTCTCCCTCTATTAGTGACAAAGATCCCTCTTTGTGGGTATTATTTTTCTTTTTACTTTTCTTCGCCATGATTATGGGCGATGGGGGATATGGATTAATCCTTCTAGGCATTGTGCTTTTCATTCGATACAAAAAGCCAAACTTGAAAAATTTAGGGAAGCGTGTTTTGAATCTTACGACCCTGTTAGCTGTTTTTTGTATTGGTTGGGGCCTTGTCACCCACTCTTTTTTTGGGATGAATCTAAGCCCTGACAATCCGCTGCATAAAATGGCCCCCTTAACGTGGCTGACAGAAAAGAAAGCGGATTATCACATCCAACACCAAGATGCGGTGTACCAAGAATGGGTAGATAAATTTCCGCAACTCAAAGGGGTCACAGATCCAAAAGAGTTTTTAGCCAAAGGCTACAGCGAGCAAAAGGGTAAAAAAAGCTATGACATTATTAGCAAATTTTCAGATAATATTATGTTGGAATTTGCCCTTTTTATTGGTGTCATTCATATTGGAATTTCGCTCATTCGCTATGCAAATCGGAATTGGACAGCAATCGGATGGTTAATCTGCCTGGTGGGGGGATATTTATATTTTCCTTACTATTTGGATGCAACCTCTATGCTGCACTACATCTTCCATTTGGATAAAGAACAGGCAGGAATTCAGGGCCTCTATCTTTTAATGATTGGGACGGCAATTGCAGTCATCATTGCCATTTTCAAACAAAAGTTTTTGGGCGTGTTTGAGGCAATGACGGCGATTCAGGTGTTTTCAGATGTACTTTCCTATTTGCGTTTATATGCTTTAGGATTGGCTGGAGCGATCATGGCAAGCGTGATCAATGAAATGAGTGAATCGATGACTTTTGTTCTCGCTTTGATTGTGATGATATTGGGTCATGCTGTCAACTTTGCCTTAGCTATTATGAGCGGCGTCATCCATGGGCTCCGTCTTAACTTTTTGGAATGGTATCACTATAGCTTTGAAGGGGGAGGAAAAATGTTTAATCCTCTTCGAAAAATTTCACTTGACTAA
- a CDS encoding ATP synthase subunit C, producing MDFNFDMVGPALALGLSSIGSSIGCGIAGMASHAVMSRVEEGHGKFIGMAAAPSSQSIYGFILMLLMSRAIKAGALAPLSGIGIGAVAGAAIMVSAIYQGMAAATGIQASAKQPAIFGKCFAALGIIESFALFTFVFSLLLL from the coding sequence ATGGATTTCAATTTCGACATGGTGGGACCCGCTTTGGCGCTGGGTTTAAGTAGTATTGGAAGCAGTATTGGCTGCGGTATCGCAGGAATGGCTTCTCATGCTGTAATGAGTAGAGTAGAAGAGGGACACGGAAAATTCATTGGAATGGCTGCTGCTCCATCTTCACAGTCTATTTATGGGTTTATTTTAATGCTTTTGATGAGCAGAGCCATTAAAGCTGGCGCTTTAGCACCTTTATCCGGAATCGGGATTGGGGCAGTTGCGGGTGCGGCAATTATGGTTTCAGCGATTTATCAAGGAATGGCTGCTGCGACAGGTATTCAAGCTTCTGCAAAACAACCGGCAATTTTTGGTAAGTGTTTTGCTGCATTGGGAATTATCGAATCGTTTGCGCTATTTACATTTGTATTCTCTTTACTACTTCTGTAA
- a CDS encoding 3-deoxy-7-phosphoheptulonate synthase, with amino-acid sequence MTLEASPKKHHSSLPTPQELIHKISPSSANVSFIETSRQQIRNILDGHDSRLLFIVGPCSIHDITAAKEYAIKLRHLSTILSDTFFVMMRVHFEKPRTAHGWKGFLYDPYLDGSNDIQNGFTLTRQLLLDLADLEMPVATEFLNPACAPYFEDLISWGCIGARTSASPIHRQLASSLPMPIAFKNSVDGNIEIAASGAAVASNAHYWIGINDEGQNAILTSTGNSHAHIVLRGGERHSNYDFESIDTALKILEKLELPPRLLIDCAHGNASRQHLKQMDVFQSVIEQIIQGNTYIRGLILESHLSEGNQAIENLPLQHGVSITDPCLGWASTEDLARWGREQLNANACNEAHLSFQTL; translated from the coding sequence ATGACGTTGGAAGCCTCTCCCAAAAAACATCATAGCTCTCTACCTACACCTCAAGAGCTCATCCATAAAATTTCTCCCTCGTCTGCAAACGTCTCGTTTATTGAAACCAGCCGCCAGCAAATCCGAAATATCTTGGATGGTCACGATTCAAGGCTTTTGTTCATTGTAGGCCCCTGCTCAATCCACGATATCACAGCAGCAAAAGAATATGCCATTAAATTGCGCCACCTCTCTACAATCTTGTCAGATACTTTTTTTGTTATGATGCGTGTGCACTTTGAAAAGCCACGAACAGCACATGGTTGGAAAGGATTCCTTTATGACCCTTATTTAGATGGTTCTAACGACATTCAAAATGGATTTACGCTCACACGACAGCTATTATTAGATTTAGCTGACCTGGAAATGCCTGTTGCGACCGAGTTTTTAAATCCTGCGTGCGCACCTTATTTTGAAGATCTGATTTCTTGGGGTTGTATTGGAGCCAGAACCTCCGCTTCCCCCATTCACCGTCAATTGGCATCAAGTCTTCCTATGCCTATTGCCTTCAAAAATAGCGTCGATGGGAATATCGAAATTGCAGCTTCAGGTGCCGCCGTTGCATCTAATGCCCACTATTGGATTGGGATCAATGATGAAGGACAAAATGCGATTTTAACATCCACAGGTAATTCACATGCTCATATTGTTCTTAGAGGAGGAGAAAGACATTCTAATTACGACTTCGAATCCATTGATACGGCTTTGAAAATTTTAGAAAAATTGGAACTCCCCCCCCGTTTGCTCATTGATTGTGCGCATGGCAATGCCTCTCGACAACATCTCAAACAAATGGATGTTTTTCAATCTGTCATCGAGCAAATCATTCAGGGAAATACATACATTCGTGGCTTAATTTTGGAGAGCCATTTATCTGAAGGTAATCAAGCCATTGAAAACTTACCTCTTCAGCATGGCGTGTCGATTACCGATCCTTGCTTAGGTTGGGCATCCACTGAAGATCTTGCCAGGTGGGGCCGCGAGCAATTGAATGCAAACGCTTGCAATGAAGCCCATTTGTCTTTCCAAACACTTTAA
- a CDS encoding alanine/glycine:cation symporter family protein produces MEQIEGFLTEIKNMLWGAPLLMLLFGTGIYLTILLRGVQFRYFGFALKAVFAEQKQNSKGDISHFEALMTTLAGAIGTGTIAGVATGISVGGLGSLFWMCLTAVFGMATKYAESLLAVKYRIQDKRGEVVGGPMEYIEQGLGWKWMAILFAAFGVIAAFGTGNLVQVNSIADAVQNTLQFNPWWTGTILAILAGLVLVGGVKAIGKVAGILVPFMAIFYLGAGLIVLAVNADEIPHALFLIFQSAFDGQAALGGFAGSSIMMAIQTGAARSVFTNEAGLGISSIAAAAARTDLPGRQAMINMTGTFFSTILVCSMTGLVLAITGVLGQTNVDGQLLNGASMAIAAFNTSVPGGGYLVTIGLVLFAFTTLLAWAYYGEKCFEYIFGEKCIIMYRVLYIAAIIPGAALKMDIVWNLADIANALMAFPNLIALIALSGVISGETRHFLKEIANERRLSAGSTT; encoded by the coding sequence ATGGAACAAATCGAGGGTTTTTTAACTGAAATCAAAAATATGCTTTGGGGTGCTCCCTTACTCATGCTTTTATTTGGCACGGGTATTTACCTGACTATTCTTTTACGTGGAGTTCAATTTCGCTATTTCGGTTTTGCTTTAAAAGCCGTTTTTGCCGAACAAAAGCAAAATTCAAAAGGGGACATTAGCCATTTTGAAGCTTTAATGACCACTTTGGCGGGTGCTATAGGAACAGGGACGATAGCGGGTGTTGCCACGGGTATTTCTGTTGGAGGATTAGGATCCTTATTTTGGATGTGTTTGACGGCTGTTTTTGGTATGGCAACTAAATATGCAGAATCTCTCCTCGCCGTGAAATATCGAATACAGGATAAGCGAGGGGAAGTTGTTGGCGGGCCGATGGAATATATCGAGCAAGGTTTAGGCTGGAAATGGATGGCGATTCTTTTTGCTGCTTTTGGCGTGATTGCGGCTTTTGGTACGGGCAACCTAGTGCAAGTGAACTCGATTGCGGATGCTGTGCAAAATACCCTGCAATTCAATCCTTGGTGGACGGGAACTATCCTTGCTATCCTCGCGGGTTTAGTGTTGGTCGGCGGAGTTAAAGCCATTGGAAAGGTCGCTGGTATTCTCGTTCCTTTTATGGCCATTTTTTATTTGGGTGCAGGTTTGATTGTTTTAGCGGTGAATGCAGATGAAATTCCGCATGCTTTATTTTTGATTTTCCAAAGTGCATTTGACGGACAGGCCGCTCTTGGTGGTTTCGCAGGTTCCTCGATCATGATGGCTATTCAGACGGGTGCCGCTCGCAGCGTCTTTACGAATGAAGCAGGGCTGGGAATTTCTTCCATAGCTGCCGCTGCTGCACGCACAGATTTGCCTGGAAGACAAGCCATGATTAATATGACAGGCACGTTCTTTTCCACAATCCTTGTTTGCAGCATGACGGGATTAGTTTTAGCTATAACGGGTGTGTTGGGTCAAACAAATGTGGATGGGCAATTATTGAACGGTGCTTCCATGGCGATTGCCGCTTTTAACACATCTGTGCCCGGTGGAGGATATTTGGTCACGATTGGTTTAGTCTTATTTGCTTTTACGACACTTTTAGCTTGGGCCTATTATGGTGAAAAGTGTTTCGAGTATATTTTTGGTGAAAAATGCATCATTATGTACAGAGTTCTTTATATCGCAGCCATTATTCCAGGTGCTGCTTTAAAAATGGATATTGTCTGGAATTTAGCGGATATCGCCAATGCCTTGATGGCTTTTCCAAATTTGATTGCTTTGATTGCTCTTTCAGGTGTGATTTCTGGAGAGACGCGCCATTTTCTAAAGGAAATAGCGAATGAACGTAGACTTTCGGCAGGATCAACAACTTGA